In the genome of Marinomonas algicola, the window AATAAAACTTTCTAGCTCACAGTCGCTTACGGCCAATCTAAAGCGTCTATTCAGGTTATGAATATCTAGGGAAGCGGGCTCCATTAACTCCGTCAAAGATCGTAAAATAGGCTTTACTTGTTGGTGGAGTTCGCTGGCTCTTGACGTTGGGCTGAGTCCATAGGCTTGGCGAGTAAAAAGCGCATCATTGAATAAATCTCGTAACCTTTGCAAACTTTTACTGAGTGCCGGTTGGGTAAGATTTAGTCGTTCAGCGGCTCTTGAAACACTGCCTTCTTCCATTATGGTAACAAAGGCGATCAATAATTTAATATCGAGCTTTGAAATGTCTTCTATACGCATAATTTTCTCGCATTTAATGATCGAATAACAGAGAGATACCGTTCTCTATTATTCGATCAATGTTACGTTTTATGAAAAGTCTTTTTGTGGACGATATTTAACTCGGAACAACAGTGAGTAAAATACAGGGACAGCCACCAAGGTAAGAATGGTCGCAAAACCTAAACCAAAGGATATGACAACGGCCATCCCCTCAAAGAAGGCATCAGACAATAATGGAATCATACCTAAAATGGTGGTGATTGCCGCCATACAGACGGGTCTTACACGACTGACAGCCGAAAGAAACACGGCTTCGTATGTTTCTGTTCCTTGGTCAATTTCAACGTTAATTTGATCCGCTAAAACAATGCCGTTTTTGACTATCATGCCGGATAAGCTTAAGAAGCCAAGTAAAGACATGAATCCGAAAGCCGTGTTCATCGCAAGTAAGCCGAATGATACGCCAATCAGAGCCAAAGGCACGCAGAACCAAATTACGAGGGGAACTCTAATTGAGTTGAATAACAGTATTGAAATAATGAACATAAACAAGTATCCCATTGGCAATGCCTTAAAGATATTGGCTTGCGCATCCGTACTGCTCTCATACTCGCCACCCCATTCCAAACTGTATCCTTGAGGTAATTCAAGCGCTTCAACGGGCCCTCGGATGCGTCCGAAAACAGCCATCGCGGTTTCATCTCCAAGAATTTTAGGGTCGGCTAATATAGAAATGGTGCGTTTACGGTCTAAACGTTCAATAATGGGGTCTTCCCATACCACTTCAAAACCAGAAACCACATTGGATAATGAGATATAAGCACCAGAGGCTGGGCTGTATATCTGTAAATCACGTATCTGATCGATTGAAAGTCGCTCATTTTTTGGGGACGTTTGTATGATTGGCAGAAGGTCCGTACCAGAGCGGTAAGTGCCAACACGAGAGCCAGTAAAGTTAGTTAACATCACATTGTCTAGGTCGGTTTTGCTAATGCCTAAACGACGAGCTTGAGCATCATCAAAAATTGGGCGTAATACTTTTACTCTTTGACGCCAATCGTCTTTAATGTTTTCTAGCCCACCATCTTGATGGTAAATATCTTGAATTACTGTACTGTATTTACGTAAAACATCCGGATCTGGGCCAATGATACGTGCTTCAATTTTTGCACCGCCAGCTGGCCCTAATTGTAATCTCTCAAGCTTTACCTCAAGGTCAGGGAAGTTTTCTTGCATTTTGTAGTACAGATCTTCAATTAAGCTTGGTATGACCTCAGAGTTTTTTGTACGTATGATAAATTGAGCGTAACTTGAGTTTGTTTGCTCCGCGTTGTACGTCAACATAAACCGTGGCGTACCCTTACCTGTAGTAGAAGTAACAAACTCGATTCTTTCATCTTCAGTTAATACGGTTTTTTCAATGTCTTTTACGGTTTCGTAAGTGGAATTAATATGGCTTCCTTCAGGAAGTTGAATATCCATATACAACATTGGCGTCGTAGAGGGTGGGAAGAAAGCTTGTTTAACAAACTGAAATGCCCATCCTGCTGTGACTAATGTGATGATTAACAACAGCACAGTAACCCAACGAAAACGCATGGCTTTATCTAACAGCCATTTATACGCCGTGAATAAAAAGCCTGCATAAGGGTCTTTTGTTTCGTGGTTACTGTCATTACTTTTTAACGTTTCTTTAAAGAAAAGATCACAAAAAAACGGTGTTAAGGTAATGGCGGTAATCCAGCTCAAGAATAATGAAATAAGAAGAACATAGAATAATGACCCAACAAACTCTCCGACGGCGTCTGGTGATAAACCAATAGGAGCGAAAGCGGTAATGGCGATGATAGTCGCGCCTAAAAGTGGCCATTTTGTTTGTTTGACGACAGAGCTGGCGGCTTCTCGTTTTGTCATGCCTCGTTGCAAGCCGATTAGAATACCTTCAGTTACGACAATGGCATTATCCACCAGCATTCCCAGAGCAATAATCAGACCCCCTAGGGAAATACGTTGTAAGTTGATGGCAAAATAATCCATGACAATAAAGGTGCCAAGGATGGTTAACAGTAGAATTAAACCAATTAGTATGCCCGATTTGATGCCCATGAAAACAAGCAAGACAAGCACAACGATGCCGACAGCAGCAAAAAGATTGAATAAGAAATTAGACACAGAATTGTCGACTTCTTTTGACTGGAAGTAGACGGTATCCATGCTAATGCCAATAGGCTGTTGGTATTGCAACTCATCGATACGTTTTTCTAAGGTCTTGCCAATATCAACAACATTGACGCCAGAGGAGAATGACACTCCTAAAAGTAGGGCGCTTTCACCATTGTAGTTGATAAAGTTGGTTTGCGGCTCTTGGTACTCTCGTTTGACCGTAGCTATATCGCTTAAACGAATCAGATTACCTGAGATTGGTGTGCCAACAACCAGGTTTTCAAGCTCCGAAATGTCCTTGAATTCGCCCGTTGGGCTGATTCGAATGTACTCAGAGCCAACGGTTACATTACCTGCGTTAGACACGTTATTTTGAGTCGCTAGCAGATTTTTTATCTGATCGGGAGAGATGCCCATATTAGCCAGTTTCGAGCGAGAAATCTCAATGGTGACTTGCTCCGTTTGTTCTCCAGCCACCGTTACCCGGCTTACACCATCAACTAACACTAGCTCGCGCTTGATGTAGTCAACGTAGTTCTCTAAATCTTTATAGGGATAGCCTTCACCGTGTATGGCCAGCATGACGCCATACACATCGCCAAAATCGTCCGCAATAATCGGCGTTTGCACACCTTCTGGGAAGGTTGGTGTGATATCACGAATTTTTTTACGCATTTCATCCCAGATTTGCTTAAGCTGATCGGCACGGTACGTTTCTTTAATCGTTACTTGAATTAAAGAGTAACCTGCTTTTGTGGTTGATTTTATTTTATCAACGTACAGCAGATTCTGTAATTCCGTTTCTATCTTGTAAGTCACTTCTTCTTCGACTTGCTCAGGCGACGCGCCTGGGTAGTTGGTAATCACTAATGCGTCTTTGATGGTAAATTCAGGGTCTTCTAATTGACCTAGATTCGTAAAGGCGACCGCACCACCAATTAAGAGGATAAGTGTAATCATCCAACTGGTGACTTTTCGTTCTATGAAATAAGCTGCAATATTCACTTATATGCCTCTCTCTCTAGTCCAAGGACGAACGGGGGTATCTTGATTTAGGCTGTGTACACCTGCAGATACAATACGTTCACCGTCCTTAAGCCCTTCAACGATCTCAATGGTGCTTTCTTGTAAGGTACCTGTTTTAACAATTCGACTTTCTACTCGATTTGTGTCTGGATTAAAGACCCAAACAGTACGATGTGAATCACCTGTTTCAGTGTGGGTTTCTAAAACCGATTCTACTGGTACCAGAATGTTTTGTTTTACCGCTAACAATTCACCAATATTGATATCAACACTGGCGGTCATGCCTGGTAGTAAAGTGATGCTATCATCGTGATTTTCTTTAAGGCTTAAGGTGACGTCGTACGCTTTTGTCGAATTATCCGGCGTTGTGTTGTGCTTTTTGTATTGGCTTTTGAAGACATTGCTTGGTGCTGCATCAATCACAACATTAGGTTGATAGATCACTTCATGACTTTGAATATTAATAATTAATTTTTCAGGAACTTGGAAGACAACATCCAATTGTTTAATATTTTGGATATGAATTAACGCTTGTGTTGCGTTTACATATTGAAAGTTTTCAGTAGAAACGGTTGCGATAACGCCATCAAACGGTGCGGTTAATTTGGTATAAGACAGCTGATTTTTGGCCTGCGTCAACGCGTTTTCTGCTTGATCCAAATTGGCTTTGGCTTCATCAAATTGAGCTAGCGTTGTTGCATTTTGCTTATAAACAGACTGTACTCGGTTAAAGGTGGCTTTTGCCAAACGGTAATTCGCTTCAGCTAGGTCTACCTTTAATTGAAAGTCTTTTGGATCAAGTTGCGCTAAGAGATCGCCTTTTTTAACCTGTTGCCCCGCAATGACATTAAGGGTTGTCAGTTGGCCACCTACACGAAACGCTAAATCCGCTTCTTGGCTCGCTTTCAGTTCTCCGGGAAAGCGTCTTATATTGAGTGCGTTTTGTGAGTTAATGGTAAAAAGCTTTACCGGACGAATAATATCTGGTTTAACGTCTGTTTCAGCCTTTTCACCTGAACATGCACTTAATAATAGAGAGGCGAGTAGAGCCGTGCTCATTGCCAGCGAATGTTTGAAATGGTTTTTCATTAAATTCTCCGAGAGGAACTTAGGTAATTGTGAATAACTCTATTTTATATCTCTTTATTGTAGATATGAATTTCTATTTAGGTATGCTTGATATGAAAATAAGGCATATCTCTTTGAAAAAAACTTGAAATAAGTAAATATCGTGCAAAGAAACGGTTTTTTAAAAGGAGACATTGTGCGCTAGAAACAATAAGATTATTTCTATCGAATGATCTTGTCTGAAAGAGAGTTGTAATGAAATCGTTTAATTTTCAGAGTATTACTTTTCTCATTATTTATGGGATCAGTTTTCTATTGCTATCGGCGTGCAGTAATCAGCCTGTTCCAAAAACGAATACGTTCATTTTGAGCGAAGGGCTAACCTTTTTTATTGAAGACAATACAGCCTACATTTCGGGCGTGTTGGGTCATAACTCAAGAGACGATTTATCGTCTATTATTAACAATAACCCGAATGTATCGACCTTGGCTCTAGTGGATATTCAAGGCTCTTTGGATCAACAAGAAACGATGGAGGCGGCGCGTTTAATTCGCCGCTTAAAGCTAGACACTAGAATTGTTAAAACGGGTTACGTTGTATCCGGTGGTGTGGATTTGTTTTTAGGGGGGGTTAATCGAACCATTGAACCTGGTGCCGGTGTTGGCGTGCATTCATGGTTAGATAAATACGGAGTGGATCCTCAGACGTTAAATATAGCGGATCCGATTCACGCAACCTATGTGAATTTTTATTTGGAAATGGGTGTGCCGGAACGCTTTTATTGGTTTTCATTGGACGCTTCGCCCCCAGAGAGAGTCTACTTTCTATCGCCCGAAGAAATATACGACTTTAATTTAGTGACTTTTTAGTCACGTAGGGCTTTTTATTATTTTAACGGGTTTTAGGGGGGAGGGGTGTGGAACAAATTGAGCTGTTTCAAGTTGAAAGCCCTTGCCGAGGTGTGTGTGAAAACAGTGCGAAAGGGTTTTGCAAAGGGTGTTTACGCAGTCGAGAAGAACGTTTTCAATGGTTTCGTTTGACGGACCGTGAAAAAAGAAAAGTATTACAAATTTGCAAACAGCGTTGGCAACGTTTACTGAAAGCGAGGCAAGATCGCATGGACTCTTTGAATCAGCGGAGTACTTTGCCTTATGGTATGACAGAAGACAGTGTCCAAAGCTTGTTCGATGATATTGAATGAACAAGCTTTGAAAGGGAATAGACTAGTTCTCGAAAATGGCATCCAAAGCCTGCGACAATCTCTCAACACCTATTATTGTCATTCCCAGAATGGTTTTTTTAGGAACATTGCCTTTCGGCACTACCGCTTTAGTGAAGCCGTGTTTAGCCGCTTCACTGATTCTTTCTTGACCCGATGGTACTGGACGAATTTCACCTGATAGCCCGACTTCCCCGAGTACGACTAATTCATCTGATAACGCTCTGTCTCTAAAGCTAGAAACAACGGCGGCGATGGCCGCTAAGTCGCCACTGGTTTCCAGGACTCGGACCCCACCGACCACATTTAAATAGACATCTTGATCTGATGTTAGCAATCCTCCATGCTTATGAAGTACCGCTAACAACATCGCCAGGCGGTTATGATCGAAGCCAACAGTAACGCGCTTAGGGTTGCTAAAAGCGGAGTCATCTACCAAGGCTTGTAGCTCGACAAGTAAAGGACGCGTTCCTTCCCATACCACCATAACTAAACTGCCTGCGGCGGGATGCTTACTGCGGTTAAGAAAAATAGAGCTCGGGTTTTTGACTTCTTTTAAGCCTGTTTCCAACATCGCAAATACACCCAATTCATTGACAGCGCCAAAGCGGTTTTTCATGCCACGGAGCGTTCTAAAACGAGAATCTTCAGAACCTTCTAATAGAACAGAACAGTCAACCATGTGCTCCAGTACTTTTGGGCCAGCTAGGGTGCCGTCTTTGGTTACATGACCAACAAGTAAAACGGCCGTTTGTGTCTGCTTGGCAAAACGCGTTAATACGGCGGCACTTTCACGTACTTGAGAGACACTGCCTGGAGCAGATTCAACACCATCAAGATGCATAACTTGAATGGAATCAATGACGATGATTTTGGGTTGCAACTCTTGGGCTACGTCTAAAATACGTTCAACATTGGTTTCCGATAACATTTTTAAGTTCTGTGTCGGCAGACCCAAACGCTGAGCCCGCA includes:
- a CDS encoding efflux RND transporter permease subunit, giving the protein MNIAAYFIERKVTSWMITLILLIGGAVAFTNLGQLEDPEFTIKDALVITNYPGASPEQVEEEVTYKIETELQNLLYVDKIKSTTKAGYSLIQVTIKETYRADQLKQIWDEMRKKIRDITPTFPEGVQTPIIADDFGDVYGVMLAIHGEGYPYKDLENYVDYIKRELVLVDGVSRVTVAGEQTEQVTIEISRSKLANMGISPDQIKNLLATQNNVSNAGNVTVGSEYIRISPTGEFKDISELENLVVGTPISGNLIRLSDIATVKREYQEPQTNFINYNGESALLLGVSFSSGVNVVDIGKTLEKRIDELQYQQPIGISMDTVYFQSKEVDNSVSNFLFNLFAAVGIVVLVLLVFMGIKSGILIGLILLLTILGTFIVMDYFAINLQRISLGGLIIALGMLVDNAIVVTEGILIGLQRGMTKREAASSVVKQTKWPLLGATIIAITAFAPIGLSPDAVGEFVGSLFYVLLISLFLSWITAITLTPFFCDLFFKETLKSNDSNHETKDPYAGFLFTAYKWLLDKAMRFRWVTVLLLIITLVTAGWAFQFVKQAFFPPSTTPMLYMDIQLPEGSHINSTYETVKDIEKTVLTEDERIEFVTSTTGKGTPRFMLTYNAEQTNSSYAQFIIRTKNSEVIPSLIEDLYYKMQENFPDLEVKLERLQLGPAGGAKIEARIIGPDPDVLRKYSTVIQDIYHQDGGLENIKDDWRQRVKVLRPIFDDAQARRLGISKTDLDNVMLTNFTGSRVGTYRSGTDLLPIIQTSPKNERLSIDQIRDLQIYSPASGAYISLSNVVSGFEVVWEDPIIERLDRKRTISILADPKILGDETAMAVFGRIRGPVEALELPQGYSLEWGGEYESSTDAQANIFKALPMGYLFMFIISILLFNSIRVPLVIWFCVPLALIGVSFGLLAMNTAFGFMSLLGFLSLSGMIVKNGIVLADQINVEIDQGTETYEAVFLSAVSRVRPVCMAAITTILGMIPLLSDAFFEGMAVVISFGLGFATILTLVAVPVFYSLLFRVKYRPQKDFS
- a CDS encoding efflux RND transporter periplasmic adaptor subunit, yielding MKNHFKHSLAMSTALLASLLLSACSGEKAETDVKPDIIRPVKLFTINSQNALNIRRFPGELKASQEADLAFRVGGQLTTLNVIAGQQVKKGDLLAQLDPKDFQLKVDLAEANYRLAKATFNRVQSVYKQNATTLAQFDEAKANLDQAENALTQAKNQLSYTKLTAPFDGVIATVSTENFQYVNATQALIHIQNIKQLDVVFQVPEKLIINIQSHEVIYQPNVVIDAAPSNVFKSQYKKHNTTPDNSTKAYDVTLSLKENHDDSITLLPGMTASVDINIGELLAVKQNILVPVESVLETHTETGDSHRTVWVFNPDTNRVESRIVKTGTLQESTIEIVEGLKDGERIVSAGVHSLNQDTPVRPWTRERGI
- a CDS encoding alpha/beta hydrolase translates to MKSFNFQSITFLIIYGISFLLLSACSNQPVPKTNTFILSEGLTFFIEDNTAYISGVLGHNSRDDLSSIINNNPNVSTLALVDIQGSLDQQETMEAARLIRRLKLDTRIVKTGYVVSGGVDLFLGGVNRTIEPGAGVGVHSWLDKYGVDPQTLNIADPIHATYVNFYLEMGVPERFYWFSLDASPPERVYFLSPEEIYDFNLVTF
- a CDS encoding DUF1289 domain-containing protein, encoding MEQIELFQVESPCRGVCENSAKGFCKGCLRSREERFQWFRLTDREKRKVLQICKQRWQRLLKARQDRMDSLNQRSTLPYGMTEDSVQSLFDDIE
- the radA gene encoding DNA repair protein RadA, whose product is MAKAKVAFVCNECGSDYSKWQGQCNDCGAWNSLSEFKVSSSKTSARVAVSQDTKYAGYAGSKTGIQNLSDIDLTDVPRFSSGAGEFDRVLGGGLVPGGVVLIGGSPGAGKSTLLLQTMCLLAQQQNALYVTGEESLQQVAMRAQRLGLPTQNLKMLSETNVERILDVAQELQPKIIVIDSIQVMHLDGVESAPGSVSQVRESAAVLTRFAKQTQTAVLLVGHVTKDGTLAGPKVLEHMVDCSVLLEGSEDSRFRTLRGMKNRFGAVNELGVFAMLETGLKEVKNPSSIFLNRSKHPAAGSLVMVVWEGTRPLLVELQALVDDSAFSNPKRVTVGFDHNRLAMLLAVLHKHGGLLTSDQDVYLNVVGGVRVLETSGDLAAIAAVVSSFRDRALSDELVVLGEVGLSGEIRPVPSGQERISEAAKHGFTKAVVPKGNVPKKTILGMTIIGVERLSQALDAIFEN